One Aegilops tauschii subsp. strangulata cultivar AL8/78 chromosome 7, Aet v6.0, whole genome shotgun sequence genomic window carries:
- the LOC109733887 gene encoding 3-ketoacyl-CoA synthase 5 — MSLNVPKNSSMRLKAVYQRIVDNFLAVVTAAISSYSLVALVRLGPAELISWLRELQLQPAHLFLAGFVPAAAATMYLMLRPRAVYLIDYACFHSSSNRPLARIPMASFVEHTKHTPTIDDRSVRFMSRLLQRSGLGEETCLPAAHNYVPTHEYCTLENARDEFELVVFSAIDDLLAKTGVAPDTIGTLVLNCSLFCPTPSLVDIIVNKYNLRSDIRSINLSGMGCSAGLIAAGLARTLLQVLPRGACALVVSTETITPNYYVGNERAMLLPNCLFRVGGVAALLSTSPMNARFRLKHVVRTFTGANDDGAYRCVFQEEDDQGNVGINLSKNLMVVAGSSLQANITEIGPLVLPASEQLLFVLSFIARKVLGARIKPYIPDFSTAFEHMCIHAGGRAVIDQLQKKLRLTDQQVEASRMTLHRFGNTSSSSLWYELAYVEAKGRMRKGDRVWMIGFGSGFKCNSVVWECIQPAARDTDGPWTTSIHRYPVDIPDVLK, encoded by the exons ATGAGCCTCAACGTTCCAAAAAATAGCAGCATGCGCCTCAAGGCCGTGTACCAGCGCATCGTGGACAACTTCCTCGCCGTTGTCACCGCCGCCATCTCCAGTTACTCTCTCGTCGCCCTGGTGCGGCTCGGACCAGCAGAGCTCATCAGCTGGCTCCGTGAGCTCCAGCTTCAGCCAGCGCACCTCTTCTTGGCGGGGTTCGTCCCGGCCGCAGCGGCCACCATGTACCTCATGCTTCGCCCGCGTGCGGTGTACCTCATCGACTACGCCTGCTTCCACTCCTCCTCCAACCGCCCGCTCGCCCGCATCCCCATGGCCTCCTTCGTCGAGCACACCAAGCATACGCCCACCATCGACGACCGCAGCGTCCGGTTCATGTCGCGGCTGCTGCAGCGCTCCGGGCTCGGGGAGGAGACATGCCTGCCGGCGGCGCACAACTACGTCCCCACGCACGAGTACTGCACCCTCGAGAACGCACGCGACGAGTTCGAGCTCGTCGTCTTCTCGGCCATCGACGACCTGCTCGCCAAGACCGGCGTCGCCCCAGACACCATCGGCACACTCGTCCTCAACTGCAGCCTCTTCTGCCCCACGCCGTCCTTGGTCGACATCATCGTTAACAAGTACAACCTGCGCAGCGACATCCGCAGCATCAACCTCTCCGGCATGGGTTGCAG TGCGGGGCTGATCGCCGCGGGGCTTGCCAGGACCCTCCTGCAGGTTCTTCCCCGAGGCGCCTGCGCGCTGGTCGTCTCCACGGAGACCATCACGCCGAACTACTACGTCGGCAACGAGCGCGCCATGCTCCTGCCCAACTGCCTATTCCGCGTCGGCGGAGTGGCCGCGCTGCTGTCGACGTCCCCCATGAATGCCCGGTTCCGCCTAAAGCACGTTGTGCGCACCTTCACGGGCGCGAACGACGACGGTGCCTACCGGTGCGTGTTCCAGGAGGAGGACGACCAAGGGAACGTCGGGATCAACCTTAGCAAGAACCTAATGGTCGTCGCAGGGAGCTCGCTCCAGGCCAACATCACTGAGATCGGGCCGCTCGTCCTGCCGGCATCCGAGCAGCTTCTCTTCGTCCTCTCCTTCATCGCACGCAAGGTGCTTGGCGCGCGCATCAAGCCCTACATCCCGGACTTCTCCACGGCGTTCGAGCACATGTGCATTCACGCCGGCGGCCGTGCCGTCATAGACCAGTTGCAGAAAAAGCTCCGCCTCACCGACCAGCAGGTGGAGGCGTCGCGGATGACACTGCACCGGTTCGGAAACACGTCGAGTAGCTCGCTGTGGTACGAGCTCGCCTACGTCGAGGCCAAAGGCCGGATGCGCAAGGGCGACCGCGTTTGGATGATCGGCTTCGGCTCAGGGTTCAAGTGCAACAGCGTGGTGTGGGAGTGCATCCAACCAGCTGCCCGCGACACCGATGGGCCATGGACCACGTCTATCCACAGGTATCCGGTGGACATTCCCGACGTGCTAAAATAA